Proteins encoded by one window of Streptomyces clavuligerus:
- a CDS encoding ABC transporter ATP-binding protein, producing the protein MAAASAATGERQPAAQERATGADGWARRLWGYAWHYRRNVLLALGSSLAGMAVMALIPLITKVIVDDVIGDRTRSLTVWTGLLIAAAVVVYVMTYIRRYYGGRLALDVQHDLRTGMYDTVTRLDGRRQDELSTGQVVGRATSDLQLIQGLLFMLPMTIGNALLFLVSVAVMAWLSLPLTLIALAVGPALWWIARRSRTRLHPATWYAQSQAAAVAGVVDGAVSGVRVVKGFGQEEQEAAKLRAVGRRLFAGRLRTVKLNSRYTPALQAVPALGQVAMLAVGGWLATRGQITLGTFVAFSAYLAQLIGPVRMLALVLTVGQQARAGAERVLELIDTEPTLRDGTRELPADAPATVEFDDVTFGYDPGRPVLDGFSLEIREGETVAVVGASGSGKSTVSLLLPRFYDVTSGAVLVGGHDVRELTTASLRSAIGLVPEDSFLFSDTVRANIVYGRPDATDAEIEAAVRAAQADRFIDELPRGYDTEVGEHGLTLSGGQRQRIALARAILANPRLLLLDDATSAVDARVEHEIHEALRSVMAGRTTLLIAHRRSTLNLADRIAVLDGGRLADIGTHEELTARSPLYRRLLTDPEELGGVSPGHIPPGPAAPAEDEGRTVRAELDAEFDAERGITPRLWVREDTVSANESVAPGATPELLAQVAALPPADDTPDIDEDRATRADGPPAGHPGRRSRGLRLLLRGFGLPLLLSLLLVAVDAGMGLLLPVLIRHGIDQGVEQAALAAVWVASGLALLTVAVQWIAQTGEIRMTGRTGERVLYSVRLRIFAQLQRLGLDYYERELTGRIMTRMTTDVDALSTFLQTGLVTAFVSVVTFFGILVALIVIDASLALVVFATLPVLIVGTYYFRRQSVKAYELARDRVSTVNSDLQETVSGLRVVQAFGREETGRERYRAGSDSYRRARVRGQWLISIYFPFVQLLSTVAAAAVLVVGAHRIEAGTLTTGALVAYLLYIELFFAPVQQLSQVFDGYQQAAVSVRRIQELLEERPSTVPAPRPARVRALKGDIAFEGVDFSYGDEEEALSGIELRIPAGQTVAFVGETGAGKSTLVKLVARFYDPTGGRVTADGADLRELDLTAYRHRLGVVPQEAYLFPGTVRDAIAYGRPGASDAEVEAAARAVGAHDMIATLDSGYLHEVAERGRNLSAGQRQLIALARAELVDPDILLLDEATAALDLATEAQVNQATERLSGRRTTLVVAHRLTTAARADRVVVMADGRVAEDGTHEELLARKGRYATLWHTFIGSHGPGDPGREEAAAVAR; encoded by the coding sequence GTGGCGGCGGCCAGCGCAGCGACAGGAGAGCGACAGCCAGCGGCACAGGAACGAGCGACCGGGGCGGACGGCTGGGCCCGGCGGCTGTGGGGGTACGCCTGGCACTACCGGCGCAATGTCCTCCTCGCCCTCGGCTCCTCCCTCGCCGGGATGGCCGTCATGGCCCTCATCCCCCTGATCACCAAGGTGATCGTCGACGATGTCATCGGCGACCGCACCCGCTCCCTCACCGTCTGGACCGGCCTCCTCATAGCCGCCGCGGTCGTCGTCTACGTCATGACGTACATACGCCGCTACTACGGCGGCCGGCTCGCCCTCGACGTCCAGCACGATCTGCGGACCGGGATGTACGACACCGTCACCCGCCTCGACGGACGGCGGCAGGACGAACTCTCCACCGGACAGGTCGTCGGCCGCGCCACCAGCGACCTCCAGCTCATCCAGGGCCTGCTGTTCATGCTCCCGATGACGATCGGGAACGCCCTCCTCTTCCTCGTCTCCGTCGCGGTCATGGCCTGGCTCTCGCTGCCGCTCACCCTGATCGCGCTCGCCGTCGGCCCCGCCCTGTGGTGGATCGCCCGCCGCAGCCGCACCCGGCTCCACCCCGCCACCTGGTACGCCCAGAGCCAGGCCGCCGCCGTCGCCGGGGTCGTGGACGGCGCCGTCTCCGGCGTCCGCGTGGTCAAGGGCTTCGGCCAGGAGGAGCAGGAGGCCGCCAAACTGCGCGCGGTCGGCCGCAGACTCTTCGCCGGACGGCTGCGCACCGTCAAGCTGAACAGCCGCTACACCCCCGCCCTCCAAGCCGTTCCCGCGCTCGGCCAGGTCGCCATGCTGGCCGTCGGCGGCTGGCTCGCCACCCGCGGCCAGATCACCCTCGGGACCTTCGTCGCCTTCTCCGCGTATCTCGCCCAGCTCATCGGCCCGGTCCGGATGCTCGCCCTCGTCCTCACCGTCGGCCAGCAGGCCCGCGCCGGAGCCGAACGCGTCCTGGAGCTGATCGACACCGAGCCCACCCTGCGCGACGGCACCAGGGAACTGCCCGCCGACGCCCCCGCCACCGTCGAGTTCGACGACGTCACCTTCGGCTACGACCCCGGGCGGCCCGTGCTCGACGGCTTCTCGCTGGAGATCCGCGAGGGCGAGACGGTCGCCGTCGTCGGCGCCTCCGGCAGCGGCAAGTCCACCGTCTCGCTGCTGCTGCCCCGCTTCTACGACGTCACCTCGGGCGCCGTCCTCGTCGGCGGCCACGATGTGCGCGAGCTGACGACGGCCTCGCTGCGCTCCGCGATCGGCCTCGTCCCCGAGGACAGCTTCCTCTTCTCCGACACCGTCCGCGCCAATATCGTCTACGGCAGGCCGGACGCCACCGACGCGGAGATCGAGGCCGCCGTCCGCGCCGCTCAGGCGGATCGTTTCATCGATGAGCTGCCCCGCGGGTACGACACCGAGGTCGGCGAACACGGCCTCACCCTCTCCGGCGGCCAGCGCCAGCGGATCGCCCTCGCCCGCGCGATCCTCGCGAACCCCCGGCTCCTCCTCCTCGACGACGCCACATCGGCCGTCGACGCCCGGGTCGAGCACGAGATCCACGAGGCGTTGCGCTCGGTGATGGCGGGCCGCACCACGCTGCTGATCGCCCACCGCCGCTCCACCCTGAACCTCGCGGACCGGATCGCCGTCCTCGACGGCGGACGCCTCGCCGACATCGGCACCCACGAGGAACTCACCGCCCGATCGCCCCTCTACCGCAGGCTGCTGACCGACCCCGAGGAGCTGGGCGGCGTCTCCCCGGGCCACATCCCGCCCGGCCCGGCCGCCCCGGCCGAGGACGAGGGCCGGACCGTACGGGCCGAACTCGACGCCGAGTTCGACGCCGAACGCGGGATCACCCCCCGGCTGTGGGTCCGGGAGGACACGGTTTCGGCCAACGAGTCCGTCGCCCCCGGCGCGACCCCCGAACTCCTCGCCCAGGTCGCCGCCCTGCCGCCCGCCGACGACACCCCCGACATCGACGAGGACCGCGCCACCCGCGCCGACGGCCCACCCGCCGGACACCCCGGGCGCCGGAGCCGGGGGCTGCGGCTGCTGCTGCGCGGCTTCGGTCTCCCGCTGCTCCTCAGCCTGCTGCTGGTCGCCGTCGACGCGGGCATGGGGCTGCTGCTGCCGGTCCTGATCCGGCACGGCATCGACCAGGGCGTGGAACAGGCGGCGCTCGCCGCCGTCTGGGTGGCCTCCGGTCTCGCGCTGCTGACCGTGGCCGTCCAGTGGATCGCCCAGACCGGCGAGATCCGGATGACCGGCCGTACCGGTGAACGGGTGCTGTACTCCGTCCGGCTGCGGATCTTCGCCCAGCTCCAGCGGCTGGGGCTCGACTACTACGAGCGCGAGCTGACCGGCCGGATCATGACGCGGATGACGACCGACGTCGACGCGCTCTCGACATTCCTCCAGACCGGCCTGGTCACCGCGTTCGTCTCGGTGGTGACCTTCTTCGGCATCCTGGTCGCCCTGATCGTGATCGACGCCTCGCTGGCGCTCGTGGTCTTCGCGACCCTGCCGGTGCTGATCGTGGGCACGTACTACTTCCGCAGGCAGAGCGTGAAGGCGTACGAACTGGCCCGCGACCGTGTCAGCACCGTCAACTCCGACCTCCAGGAGACCGTCTCCGGGCTGCGGGTCGTCCAGGCGTTCGGCCGGGAGGAGACGGGCCGGGAGCGCTACCGGGCGGGCAGCGACAGCTACCGCCGCGCCAGGGTGCGCGGCCAGTGGCTGATTTCCATCTACTTCCCCTTCGTGCAGCTCCTGTCGACGGTGGCCGCAGCCGCCGTCCTGGTCGTGGGCGCCCACCGGATCGAGGCGGGCACCCTCACCACCGGCGCCCTCGTCGCCTATCTCCTCTACATCGAGCTGTTCTTCGCCCCCGTGCAGCAGCTCTCCCAGGTCTTCGACGGCTATCAGCAGGCCGCTGTCTCCGTCCGCCGTATCCAGGAGCTGCTGGAGGAACGTCCCTCCACGGTCCCGGCCCCCCGCCCCGCCCGGGTCCGCGCGCTCAAGGGCGACATCGCCTTCGAGGGCGTGGACTTCTCCTACGGGGACGAGGAGGAGGCGCTCAGCGGGATCGAGCTGCGGATACCGGCCGGACAGACCGTCGCGTTCGTCGGCGAGACCGGCGCGGGCAAGTCCACGCTGGTCAAGCTGGTGGCACGGTTCTACGACCCGACGGGCGGCCGGGTCACCGCCGACGGCGCGGATCTGCGCGAGCTGGATCTGACCGCCTACCGGCACCGGCTCGGCGTCGTCCCGCAGGAGGCGTATCTCTTCCCGGGGACGGTCCGGGACGCCATCGCCTACGGCCGCCCCGGCGCGAGCGACGCCGAGGTGGAGGCCGCCGCCCGCGCGGTCGGCGCCCATGACATGATCGCCACCCTCGACAGCGGCTATCTGCATGAGGTGGCGGAGCGCGGACGCAACCTCTCCGCCGGACAGCGGCAGTTGATCGCCCTGGCCCGCGCCGAACTGGTGGACCCGGACATCCTGCTCCTCGACGAGGCGACCGCCGCCCTCGACCTGGCCACCGAGGCCCAGGTCAACCAGGCGACGGAGCGGCTGAGCGGTCGGCGCACCACACTGGTGGTGGCGCACCGGCTGACCACGGCCGCCCGCGCGGACCGGGTGGTCGTCATGGCGGACGGCCGGGTCGCCGAGGACGGCACCCATGAGGAACTGCTCGCCAGGAAGGGCCGGTACGCCACGCTGTGGCACACCTTCATCGGCTCCCACGGGCCCGGGGACCCGGGGCGCGAGGAAGCCGCCGCCGTCGCCCGCTGA
- a CDS encoding serine hydrolase, with product MTHHRIAARRAALVAGVAAAVLVPGAVVAPGAVAAAAPQVVCTSKKAGLADRLKRDITAALKGRAGTIAVQVDDKATGTVCSLRAATRFDSASVVKVTVLGALLLDAQQQKRNLTSREQTLAKAMITKSDNASTSTLWRQLGLTKIKRFLGGAGMTQTVPGADGYWGLTQITVRDQQRLLERLTTRNTLLTDASRTYALKLMGQVVSDQRWGTPAGAPSTVTVQVKNGWLERKTHGWRVHSVGAFTKKGDDYQISVLTHGNRTQRDGINSIQAVSRAIHKALAPTARTTFVPPAVARESVPATPERAARDLVVAPR from the coding sequence ATGACTCACCACCGAATAGCCGCGCGCCGCGCCGCCCTCGTGGCGGGTGTCGCGGCGGCAGTGCTCGTGCCGGGCGCTGTCGTGGCGCCCGGGGCGGTGGCCGCGGCGGCGCCGCAGGTCGTCTGCACGTCGAAGAAGGCCGGGCTGGCGGACCGGCTGAAGCGGGACATCACCGCCGCGCTCAAGGGCCGCGCCGGGACCATCGCGGTACAGGTCGACGACAAGGCCACCGGCACCGTCTGCTCGCTGCGGGCGGCGACGAGGTTCGACTCGGCCAGCGTCGTCAAGGTCACCGTGCTCGGCGCGCTGCTGCTGGACGCGCAGCAGCAGAAGCGGAACCTCACCTCCCGCGAGCAGACCCTCGCCAAGGCGATGATCACCAAGTCGGACAACGCCTCCACCTCCACCCTGTGGCGGCAGCTCGGCCTGACCAAGATCAAGCGCTTCCTCGGCGGCGCCGGGATGACCCAGACCGTCCCCGGCGCGGACGGCTACTGGGGGCTCACCCAGATAACCGTCCGTGACCAGCAGCGCCTCCTGGAGCGGCTGACCACCCGGAACACCCTGCTCACCGACGCCTCCCGCACCTACGCCCTCAAGCTCATGGGCCAGGTCGTCAGCGACCAGCGCTGGGGCACCCCCGCGGGCGCGCCCTCCACCGTCACCGTGCAGGTCAAGAACGGCTGGCTGGAACGGAAGACCCACGGCTGGCGGGTGCACAGCGTCGGCGCGTTCACCAAGAAGGGCGACGACTACCAGATCTCCGTCCTCACCCACGGCAACCGGACCCAGCGGGACGGGATCAACAGCATCCAGGCCGTCTCCCGCGCCATCCACAAGGCCCTCGCCCCGACGGCGCGCACCACGTTCGTGCCGCCCGCCGTGGCCCGCGAGTCCGTACCGGCCACCCCCGAGCGGGCCGCGCGGGACCTGGTCGTCGCCCCGCGCTGA
- a CDS encoding immunity 49 family protein, giving the protein MTATVSRHYSPGPKDEEWAGHLGDRVAKTIGELERFPHMIDSVFNNALLHFGARCGIDPVADRLETWEAAVNALQVGSAMFATTAGTEGTVQCVINRETRTLPLEGPAGFAGLGNWLTTFWLAVACRDKKRMTELCEIPLDRLSRRGYDDYALHWVDTLQTYWLRRPGLVEKLTRTMEMSAPDAVTEAPVDLLQEVLYPPINLFYRFVTNDPEGFNQALEEGLELHKRYWSADEDREDDPAGHVALGLLAVTCFAYDGGIPIEVESGYLPRHLITRDWVGEFPT; this is encoded by the coding sequence GTGACCGCCACCGTCAGCCGGCACTACTCTCCTGGGCCCAAGGACGAGGAGTGGGCGGGCCATCTCGGTGACAGGGTGGCCAAGACGATCGGAGAGCTTGAGCGCTTTCCCCACATGATCGACTCGGTCTTCAATAACGCACTCCTCCACTTCGGCGCGCGCTGTGGTATCGATCCTGTGGCTGATCGTCTGGAGACCTGGGAAGCGGCGGTCAACGCCCTCCAGGTGGGCTCGGCGATGTTCGCCACCACGGCCGGTACCGAGGGCACGGTGCAGTGTGTGATCAATAGGGAGACGCGCACCCTTCCCCTGGAGGGCCCCGCCGGGTTCGCCGGCCTCGGGAACTGGCTGACCACGTTCTGGCTGGCCGTGGCGTGCCGGGACAAGAAGCGTATGACGGAGCTGTGCGAGATCCCGCTCGACCGTCTGAGCAGGCGCGGCTACGACGACTACGCGCTGCACTGGGTGGACACCCTCCAGACCTACTGGCTCCGACGTCCGGGGCTGGTGGAGAAGTTGACCCGGACCATGGAGATGTCCGCGCCCGACGCCGTGACCGAGGCCCCGGTCGATCTGCTGCAAGAGGTGCTCTACCCGCCGATCAACCTCTTCTACCGATTTGTGACCAATGATCCGGAGGGCTTCAACCAGGCCCTTGAGGAAGGGCTGGAGCTCCACAAGAGGTACTGGTCCGCGGACGAGGACCGGGAGGACGACCCCGCCGGGCATGTCGCGCTCGGCCTGCTGGCGGTGACCTGCTTCGCCTACGACGGCGGGATTCCGATCGAGGTCGAGTCCGGCTACCTCCCGCGCCACTTGATCACCCGTGACTGGGTCGGTGAGTTCCCGACCTGA